In a genomic window of Gigantopelta aegis isolate Gae_Host chromosome 9, Gae_host_genome, whole genome shotgun sequence:
- the LOC121380829 gene encoding E3 ubiquitin-protein ligase TRIM33-like — translation MSEGDMAIEKVESEEKKEQTSAHADLLKCCAVCKQSFAETQAIPKLLPCLHSVCDGCLTPSDAEIVETNSNGTITDRRTCNECNSPYTLSSGAITLYTPVDNVFLQETIRAQDNTTKTAEVSKHMCACEENLEAESFCADCKEWLCNQCVSAHKRVRITKDHEILVGDSVPKMDNSVADQNLFCKQHRHEKLKFFCEDCQKLTCRDCQLVEHKDHKYQFLNEATVNYKQQLETNLAMMLERSKKLSQVHGMIEQRLTQVKEQHSTIVKQVQSQADALIKSIIQNARTLLQNVKIASESMARGLAKESTDLGTLLKNYDFCTRFMQNIVNDGSNMSLLSTKATVLRHCGEVYNTPVEAKSLRQMFNVQYKHDVNFLFQNLHRFGAIFVNNQRYHPQDRRGYLPETLPANNITFPGSIYSQPQNDQATRHHMMSLIMQQPMKGPVSTAITAYGKSSVPSTVSNLVSQMMQHPNSRPAQTTTASSSWSRQLNIPRPPNQVPNLLTSNQRPSPYPAFQPMKLHHRPAMQQSVVNFNVPVQKNIQQSQHIVLDPKMSLPMSSSNQSSNQSHLAANRNSSGPPPLIRSPPHNQLSLNYVNNRPGSADSDSRQGSDPERPASSKSDGDLSSTTRVKQENTRSDDCVITSARIKGEKLDEPSCNQQNGLSPSNKDFAAVSGAAEKNLDDVLNKLPLELGDTFVDIHTEASSKNKTESPAGESSTQEETPGAKQPEEIAMKGCDMTFSDPNDDYCACCHNGGEVLCCETCPRVFHLQCHIPQLPAIPNGVFVCTLCSTEDDNRLSPVPMDTVNGTKRKAPSGLTDKEMKICERLLLELFCHPNSVAFHEPVSKQVPNYYKIITNPMDFTTVKCKLSRQHFNHYNCVEDFIADVKLVFINCSTYNTDSSEVGKAGLIVKKYFEGLVEKHLPQYVEFSKSYPKIVERLTVEVDVADSEPEAKKSKSTTPPLHIS, via the exons ATCGTAGAACTTGCAACGAGTGCAATAGTCCCTATACTCTGAGCAGTGGTGCCATCACGTTGTACACTCCAGTCGACAATGTATTCTTGCAAGAAACTATCCGTGCGCAGGACAACACAACCAAGACCGCGGAAGTCTCTAAACACATGTGCGCGTGCGAAGAGAACCTGGAGGCAGAGTCCTTCTGCGCTGACTGCAAAGAATGGCTGTGCAACCAGTGCGTGTCGGCGCACAAGCGGGTGCGCATCACCAAGGACCACGAGATCCTGGTGGGCGACAGCGTTCCCAAGATGGACAACAGCGTGGCCGACCAGAACCTCTTCTGTAAGCAGCACCGGCACGAGAAGCTCAAGTTCTTCTGCGAGGACTGTCAGAAGCTGACGTGTCGCGACTGCCAGCTGGTGGAGCACAAGGACCACAAGTACCAGTTCCTGAACGAGGCCACCGTCAACTACAAGCAGCAGCTGGAGACGAACCTGGCCATGATGCTGGAGCGCAGCAAGAAGCTGAGTCAGGTGCACGGCATGATTGAGCAGCGGCTCACGCAAGTCAAGGAGCAGCACTCGACTATTGTCAAGCAGGTCCAGTCTCAGGCAGATGCGCTCATCAAGTCGATCATTCAGAACGCGCGCACCTTACTTCAGAATGTTAAGATTGCCTCGGAGAGCATGGCACGTGGTCTGGCGAAAGAGTCCACTGATCTGGGGACGTTGTTGAAGAATTATGACTTCTGCACCAGATTCATGCAGAATATTGTCAATGACGGAAGCAACATGTCGCTGTTGTCGACAAAGGCGACAGTTCTGAGACACTGTGGTGAGGTGTACAACACACCGGTTGAGGCGAAGTCGCTGAGGCAGATGTTTAACGTGCAGTACAAACACGACGTAAATTTTCTCTTTCAAAATCTTCACCGGTTTGGGGCGATATTTGTGAACAATCAGAGATACCACCCACAAGATCGCCGGGGCTACCTGCCTGAGACTCTTCCAGCCAACAACATCACGTTTCCTGGCTCCATCTATTCACAGCCTCAGAATGACCAAGCCACTCGCCACCATATGATGTCCCTCATAATGCAGCAGCCCATGAAAGGGCCGGTGTCGACTGCAATCACAGCATATGGTAAATCAAGTGTGCCATCGACGGTGTCCAATCTAGTCTCACAGATGATGCAACATCCCAACAGTCGGCCAGCACAGACTACCACAGCCTCCTCTTCATGGTCGCGGCAGCTGAATATTCCACGGCCACCCAACCAAG TACCAAATTTGCTGACTTCAAACCAGCGCCCGTCTCCATATCCGGCCTTCCAGCCAATGAAACTACATCACCGTCCTGCCATGCAGCAATCTGTGGTCAACTTCAACGTGCCGGTGCAGAAAAACATTCAACAGTCTCAACATATAGTGCTTGACCCCAAAATGTCACTTCCCATGTCGTCATCCAACCAGTCATCCAACCAGTCACATCTCGCAGCAAATCGGAATTCCAGTG gTCCCCCTCCATTGATTCGAAGTCCGCCTCACAACCAGTTGTCACTAAACTATGTCAACAATCGTCCAGGATCTGCAGACTCCGACTCTCGTCAAGGAAGTGACCCTGAGAGGCCGGCTTCTAGCAAGTCTGATGG TGATTTATCTTCAACCACACGAGTGAAACAAGAAAACACTCGCAGTGATGATTGTGTGATCACTTCAGCTCGCATTAAAGGAGAAAAACTTGATGAACCAAGCTGTAATCAG CAGAATGGATTGTCTCCTTCAAACAAAGATTTCGCAGCAGTAAGTGGA GCAGCAGAGAAGAACCTTGAtgatgttttaaacaaactgcCGTTGGAACTCGGCGACACATTTGTCGACATCCACACTGAAGCATCGTCCAAGAACAAGACTGAGTCGCCCGCGGGGGAATCTTCAACTCAAGAGGAGACACCTGGGGCGAAGCAGCCTGAGGAGATCGCGATGAAAGGGTGTGACATGACATTCAGTGATCCGAATGACGATTACTGCGCATGTTGTCACAACGGTGGGGAGGTGCTGTGCTGCGAGACGTGTCCACGTGTCTTCCATCTCCAGTGTCACATCCCACAACTACCAGCAATACCCAA tggtgtgtttgtgtgtacacTTTGCTCAACAGAAGATGACAATCGACTCAGCCCAGTTCCTATGGATACTGTGAATGGCACAAAACGCAAGGCACCTAGTGGCTTAACAGACAAAGAAATGAAG ATATGCGAGCGACTTCTGTTAGAGTTATTCTGTCATCCAAACAGTGTTGCTTTTCACGAGCCAGTCAGTAAACag GTGCCAAACTATTACAAGATAATCACGAATCCAATGGATTTCACAACGGTCAAGTGCAAGCTGTCACGTCAACATTTCAACCACTACAACTGTGTAGAGGACTTCATCGCCGACGTCAAGCTGGTGTTCATCAACTGTAGCACATACAACACT GATTCATCAGAAGTTGGTAAGGCTGGACTCATAGTGAAGAAATACTTTGAGGGACTGGTAGAGAAACATTTGCCACAGTACGTGGAGTTTTCCAAGTCCTACCCCAAGATAGTGGAGAGACTGACGGTGGAAGTGGACGTGGCAGATTCTGAACCCGAGGCAAAGAAGTCGAAATCAACCACCCCACCTCTACACATCTCCTAG